ATATTAAATAGAGTTAAAAATTAGCTCGCTATTTTACCCTTAACTTGCTATTGTCACCAATAAAATTTATAAAACAATCTCATCTAATCTCATGACTGAATCATTCCAATGTCGAAGAAACTGTGGGGCATGTTGTATTGCACCGTCGATCTCATCTGCTATGCCTGGTATGCCTAAGGGAAAACCAGCAGGTGTTGCATGTATCCATTTGGATGAAAATTTATTATGCAAATTATTTGGCAAATCGACTAGACCAAAAGTTTGTAGTCACCTAAGGCCATGTTATGAAATGTGTGGAATAAATCGTAGCCAGGCATTAGATTATTTAACGCAATTAGAACAGCTTACAAGCAACTAAGTATTGCTAATATTTAACATATCGGCTGTATTATTAGAATTATTTATCTCGCACATAAATTTTTTTGATACACTTCACGCACTTTAATTAGCTAATGATAAATATTTAAATAAATTAGCTTAAATCAGTTACTAAGCTACATCATATTAGGTGTAGTTAAAATAATTAGTAAATTTAATTAACAAGAAGAAAATTGATATGACGAAAAAATTAAAGCGTGATTTGAAAGCTCGCCATTTAGCAATGATTGCTATTGGTGGCTCAATTGGTACAGGGCTATTTGTCGCTTCTGGTGCAACAGTTGCACAAGCAGGTCCAGGAGGCGCATTACTATCTTATGCTATTATCGGCATAATGGTTTATTTTTTAATGACTAGTCTTGGAGAGCTAGCTGCTTATCTTCCCGTTTCGGGAACCTTTGCAACTTATGGAGCACGTTATGTAGATGAAGCATTTGGTTTTGCCATTGGTTGGAACTATTGGTATAACTGGGCAATTACTGTTGCTGTTGACTTAGTTGCAGCACAATTAGTTATTTCCTATTGGTTCGATGCTGGTGCCTATAGTTGGTTATGGAGCTTATTGTTCCTAAGCATTATTTTTTGCTTAAACTATATTTCTGTAAAAGGATTTGGTGAAGCAGAATTTTGGTTTTCATTAATCAAAGTGGTCACCGTTATTTTATTTATTGTTGTTGGCTTATTAATGATAATTGGCATTTTAAAAGGTGCTGAAAATGCTGGTTGGCAAAATTGGGAAATAGAGGGGGCTCCATTTGTCGGTGGATTCTCATCAATGATCGGTGTGGCAATGGTTGTTGGATTCTCATTCCAAGGTACTGAGCTAATTGGTATTGCGGCGGGAGAATCTAAAGATCCAGAAAAAAATATACCAAAAGCAATGAAACAAGTTTTTTGGCGAATACTGCTATTTTATATCTTTGCCATCTTAGTAATTAGTTTAATTATTCCATACACTGATCCTAACTTACTTCGTAATGATGAAACAGATATCAGCGTTAGTCCATTTACCTTAGTTTTCCAACATGCAGGACTTTTATCCGCAGCGGCTATCATGAATGCGGTAATTTTAACATCGGTTCTTTCTGCAGGTAACTCTGGCTTATATGCTTCAACACGTATGTTATATGCATTAGCAAAAGAAGGTAAAGCGCCTAAGATTTTCAGTCGATTATCTTCAACAGGCGTGCCTGATATGGCTTTATTTGCAACTACATTAGTGGCTATGCTCTGTTTCTTAACGTCGTTATACAAAGATCAAGTGGTCTATTTATGGCTACTAAATATGTCAGGTATGACAGGATTTATTGCATGGCTTGGTATTGCAATTAGCCACTATCGTTTTAGAAAAGGCTACGTCTCACAAGGACGAGATCTCAATAAATTACCTTACCGATCAAGTTGTTTCCCATTTGGTCCTATTTTTGCTTTTGTGCTTTGTTTGATTATTACACTCGGTCAAAATTATGAAGCATTTTTACAAGATACCATTGATTGGAATGGCGTTATTGCAACTTATATAGGTATCCCATTATTTCTTTCAATTTATTTTGGTTATAAGATTGTTAAAAAGACAAAATGGATAAAATACGATCAGATGGATTTTTCTCAAATGGACTAAACAAGTCACATCTAGATTAGATTGCACTTCCGTCGACATCTGTCGACGGAATTGTATTAAGAAAGAGAAAATAACCAATAAACTGGTTAATAATACAAAAACAACAAGTGCGATAACGATATTAGCGACTACGGAATATGATACGTGCTTTTGAAAGATCGTAAGGTGTCATTTCAACAGTTACTTTATCGCCAGTAAGAATACGAATATAGTTCTTTCTCATCTTTCCAGAAATATGTGCAGTAACAACATGACCGTTTTCAAGTTCAACTCGGAACATCGTATTCGGAAGAGTATCAAGAATAGTACCTTGCATTTCAATGTTATCTTCTTTTGCCATTGGGGCCTCTTAAAATTAAATACAAATTAAATATACTCAAATCAATATTCCGATTTTCTTTATGTTTAATTAGAAAAGCGAATTTATCAACTGAATCACCAATTTTTGGTGTGTGCAAATTCATTGAATATGAGTATAGACACAGAACAGCTATAATCAGATTATCTAAATATAGCGGCAAAATAATGCCGAAAAAACTCACAGATGTAAAGTCATTTCTAACATTTCTTTGAATTATAAATTCCATGTTCATGTATGTAGTGCCAAACTTTGCTCGGTAACAACTTTTCACAGCATTGTTGATTATCGATATTTAGCCTTATTTCTGTCGCTGAAATCGATTCAAGTGGTGTATTAGCAAAATAGATATAACCATTTGGATAATGATGTAACGCTTGGCTATCTTTTGTTTGATGTTGATTAATCCATGCTTGCAAATCATCGGTAGTTTGGGGATAACCTGGCCTTTTACAAATAAGCAAATGACAATAATCGAGCAACTTTTGCCACTCTTTCCAAGTGGGTAAATTAAGCAAAGAGTCTTGCCCTATAATAAAAGCCAAGCTTGATAGGGTACCATTTTGTTCACGCCATGCCCTAAGCGTATCAACAGTAAAAGAGGGTTGATTGATTAGCTGTGGTTCTAATTCTCGTGTATCGATGGAAAAAAGCGAATAATCAGATATAGCTAATTTTAACATAGCTAAACGTTGTTCTGTTGTGGCTTCTGGCTGTGGTTTATGAGCAGGGATTCGATTTGGCAATAAATTAATATTATTCAATCCAACCTCTTTGGCTAAGGCTAGAGCAGGGCGCAAATGCCCATAATGGATTGGATCAAAGGTGCCACCAAAGAGTGCTGTTAACAATTATCTAATCCCATAAACTGCATAGTTAAATTCAACAGAGCATCCCAAATAGGTAAATCATTATTATGTTTTAAGCTAATCTCGATTTCAGTTAAAGTGGCCAATAGAGCAAATAGATGCCTGATATCGAATCGACTTAAATAATCACTATACATCTTTCTTTTATTTTGCCAAATTCGATATTCGTCAAAAACTTGGCGCGGGGATTTTTCTGCTAAAGCCAATTTTAAATTGATCAACAAAATCAACTCACGTTGAATAATACGCAATAATATCAATGGCTCGAAATCATTCATTTTAAGCTGGTGTAACACATGCATTGCCCGCTTAGATTTATTGTAAACCATTGCATCAACCCAATGATAAGGCGAGAATATTGCTGAATCATTAATATTTGATTCTACTTGCTCATAATTAATAGTCTGATTAGGGTAAAGTAACTTTAATTGCTCAATAATTTGCGTTAAAGCCAACAAATTACCTTCATAATAATAACTAAGCAATTCAATTCCAGGTTGCTCAATTGTCATTTGCATTTGTTGCAAATAGGTTTTTATCCATGATGGTAATTGTGCTACTTCTGGCGTTGAACAATTCACAACTACTAAATTATCAGACAAGGCCTTATACCATGCTGAATTTTCTTGAGTCTTGGTAATCTTAACTAAGCTGATTATCAACCCGATATCAGGGGTTAACATTTCACATAACGTATTTAATTTTGTAGCAACTGAAACATTAAGCACACCTTCACCAATTTCTAAACAGAGCAAGGTTTTATTAGAAAACAAATTCATTGCCTGACAACTATCATACATTGCCGGCCAATCAGTTTGAGCGTTTATCGTGAAAGAAAGTTGCTCGTCATATCCAGCTTGTTTAAAAGCTTTACGTAACTCAGTTTGCGCATAATGTTGCAAGTAAGGATCACTACCTAAAATTAAATAATAGGGTGATCCTAACTG
This Gilliamella sp. ESL0443 DNA region includes the following protein-coding sequences:
- a CDS encoding YkgJ family cysteine cluster protein, with the protein product MTESFQCRRNCGACCIAPSISSAMPGMPKGKPAGVACIHLDENLLCKLFGKSTRPKVCSHLRPCYEMCGINRSQALDYLTQLEQLTSN
- a CDS encoding amino acid permease, which codes for MNKKKIDMTKKLKRDLKARHLAMIAIGGSIGTGLFVASGATVAQAGPGGALLSYAIIGIMVYFLMTSLGELAAYLPVSGTFATYGARYVDEAFGFAIGWNYWYNWAITVAVDLVAAQLVISYWFDAGAYSWLWSLLFLSIIFCLNYISVKGFGEAEFWFSLIKVVTVILFIVVGLLMIIGILKGAENAGWQNWEIEGAPFVGGFSSMIGVAMVVGFSFQGTELIGIAAGESKDPEKNIPKAMKQVFWRILLFYIFAILVISLIIPYTDPNLLRNDETDISVSPFTLVFQHAGLLSAAAIMNAVILTSVLSAGNSGLYASTRMLYALAKEGKAPKIFSRLSSTGVPDMALFATTLVAMLCFLTSLYKDQVVYLWLLNMSGMTGFIAWLGIAISHYRFRKGYVSQGRDLNKLPYRSSCFPFGPIFAFVLCLIITLGQNYEAFLQDTIDWNGVIATYIGIPLFLSIYFGYKIVKKTKWIKYDQMDFSQMD
- the infA gene encoding translation initiation factor IF-1; translation: MAKEDNIEMQGTILDTLPNTMFRVELENGHVVTAHISGKMRKNYIRILTGDKVTVEMTPYDLSKARIIFRSR
- the nadD gene encoding nicotinate-nucleotide adenylyltransferase; translation: MLTALFGGTFDPIHYGHLRPALALAKEVGLNNINLLPNRIPAHKPQPEATTEQRLAMLKLAISDYSLFSIDTRELEPQLINQPSFTVDTLRAWREQNGTLSSLAFIIGQDSLLNLPTWKEWQKLLDYCHLLICKRPGYPQTTDDLQAWINQHQTKDSQALHHYPNGYIYFANTPLESISATEIRLNIDNQQCCEKLLPSKVWHYIHEHGIYNSKKC
- the holA gene encoding DNA polymerase III subunit delta; the protein is MKKISAEKIIHQLGSPYYLILGSDPYLQHYAQTELRKAFKQAGYDEQLSFTINAQTDWPAMYDSCQAMNLFSNKTLLCLEIGEGVLNVSVATKLNTLCEMLTPDIGLIISLVKITKTQENSAWYKALSDNLVVVNCSTPEVAQLPSWIKTYLQQMQMTIEQPGIELLSYYYEGNLLALTQIIEQLKLLYPNQTINYEQVESNINDSAIFSPYHWVDAMVYNKSKRAMHVLHQLKMNDFEPLILLRIIQRELILLINLKLALAEKSPRQVFDEYRIWQNKRKMYSDYLSRFDIRHLFALLATLTEIEISLKHNNDLPIWDALLNLTMQFMGLDNC